Genomic segment of bacterium:
TCCCCGGCTCGTTCCATTCTTCCCGACTCCGTCAGTGACTTCGGTCAAATCAGCCTCGCGGACGCCCGTCGCCTGTGACCTGGCTCACCCCTGCGATGCTTCGGACTCCTCAGAATGCTGGATGAGGAGCGGCTTTGCGGGCTCCTGATGCAGCGACTCCAGAGGCGGCTCAACATGCAGGTCTTGTCCTACCAGGTGGTGACTCCATCCGCCCCGATGGTCTGGACACCTCGTGAGGAAACCCCGGGTCCCCGTGAGGTCCTGGTGGCCGTGGAAGGATGTGGGGTTTGCCACACTGATCTGGGATTCTTCTATGACGGGGTCCCGACCCGGCACCCCTTTCCGTTGACGCTGGGCCATGAGGTGAGCGGTCGCGTCGTGGCGACCGGCCCTGGCGCGGAAGTCTGGCTGAATGAGGCGGTCATCGTGCCAGCCGTAATTCCCTGCGGGACCTGTCCGGCCTGTCGGGCAGGACGCGGCACGGTCTGCCCGCAGCAGGTCTTCCCCGGCAGCGACCTCCATGGCGGATTCGGGACCCATCTGCGCGTCCCGGCACATGGCCTTTGCCCGGTCCCTGATCTGAATGATCCCCTGACGAATCCTGCCGGACTGACGTTGGCAGATCTCTCAGTCATAGCTGATGCTGTCTCCACGCCCTATCAGGCCATTGTCCGAAGCGAACTGCAGCCCGGCGACCTGGCGATCTTCATCGGCGCTGGTGGCATTGGAGGGTTCGGGGTCCAGTTGGCAGCTGCGATGGGCGCACATGTGATTGCCATCGATGTGAATGAGCGGCGGCTGTCGCTGATGGCGGAGCATGGCGCTACTCTGGGACTGCGGGCAGATGCACTCGACTTCAAGGCGTTGCGGCAGGCTGTCCAGCATCAGGCCTCACTGCTTGAGGTGCCGTCCTGGCGGACCGTCATCTTCGAAACCTCCGGGACCGCAAAGGGCCAGGAACTGGCATTCGGGCTCCTGGGACATGGCAGTACGTTGATGGTGGTTGGGTTTACCAGCGACAAGGTGCAGGTGCGCCTCTCGAATCTCATGGCTTTTGATGCCCGGGCGATGGGGAACTGGGGCTGCCTTCCGGAGCACTACCCCGCCGTGCTGCAGCTCGTCCTCTCCGGAGCCGTGCAACTCCGGCCGTTTGTGGAGCATCACCCGCTGAGCGCGATCAACGACATTTTTCCCGCCCTGCATGAACGACGCATTACCCGCCGCGTGATTCTTCAGCCTGCCGGAGGTACCGCATGACTCTCAAAGATCACACGCTGGCAGCGTCGCCAGCGCAGTCGGGTGTGCTGTACGAAGAACGTCCGCTCACCACACTGGATGGAGCCTCCCATCCGGTGCTGCATACAGTGTGGATCACGCTGGACAACCCCAGCCAGCTCAACAGCTACACCACCGATATGGTGAAGAGCGTTATTCTCGGGATGCGACGCGCCTCCGCCGACCGGGCCGCGGTAGCCGTCGTTTTTACGGGGACTGGCACGCAGGCGTTTTGCACCGGGGGCAACACCAAGGAGTACGCGGAGTACTACGCCGGTCGCCCTGAGGAGTACCGCCAGTACATGCGGCTCTTCAACGACATGGTGAGCAGCATCCTGATGTGCGACAAGCCCGTCATTTGTCGTGTCAACGGGATGCGGCTGGCGGGAGGGCAGGAAATTGGGATGGCCTGTGATTTTTCGGTCGCCCAGGACCTGGCCCTCTTTGGGCAGGCGGGGCCGCGTCATGGTTCAGCCCCGGACGGCGGGTCCACCGACTTTCTTCCGCTCTTTGTCGGCATTGAGGCCGCAATGGAAAGCTGTACGCTCTGCGAGCCCTGGAGCGCCCACAAAGCCATGCAGCTGGGGTTACTGACCAACATCACCCCAGCCCTCCGTGTGGGCGACACCTGGCATCCCAATCCCCTGGTCATCACCGATCAACTGCTCGATGCCTATGGGCGTCCGGTCCTCGGTACCCCCAAGTCTGGCGAGGCCCGGGATGCCGGAAAGTCGCTTTTGCAGTCAGGAACCCTCGATCTGACCCTCCTCGATGAAGCCGTGGAGCAGCTCATCTGGAAGCTCGCCAACACGATGCCCGGCTGCCTGAGCAAAACGATCGAGAGTGTCAGAAAGCACAAGCTGGAGCACTGGGACCGCAACAAAGAAAGCAATCGCGCCTGGCTCGCGCTAAACATGATGACTGAAGGGCGCGCTGGTTTCCGGGCCTTCAATGAGGGCACCAAGGCCTGTCGGGAAGCTGACTTTCTCCTGATCCGTCAGCGCATCGCGGAAGGGGTAGGCTGGAACGATGCGCTGACCGCGGAAGCCCTGGCGAAGGTTCACGCTTCTGCCAATGGGCAGCTGCAGTCCTCCTGGAACGAGGCCAGCGGCCAATGACCACCGCCGCCACCCTGGACCCGGTCCATCTCGACCTTCAGCACGAAGGCGCACTGGCCGTCGTGACGTTGTCAGGACCGCCCGGCAATGTCCTCGATCTTCCAATGATGCAGGCGCTGTCGACCACCCTGACAGCACTGAGCGCCCAGCCTGCCCTGCGGGCCGTGGTCCTCACCGGCGCGGGGAAGCACTTTTCTTTTGGAGCCAGCGTACCGGAGCATCTGCCAGAGCGTGTCGGCACCATGCTGCCGAGTTTTCACCAGCTGATGCTGCAGGTGCTGAAGTTTCCGGTGCCGGTCATGGCCGCGATCCGGGGGGCCTGCCTGGGTGGTGGGCTGGAGCTGGCACTGGTTTGCCACCGGATCGTGGGAACTGCGGAGTGCCGACTGGGGCAGCCGGAAATCACGCTCGGCGTCTTTGCACCGGTCGCATCCGTACTCCTCGCCTCCCGGATTGGACAGGCCCGGGCGGAGGATCTCTGTCTCACCGGCCGTGTCATTGAGGCGCCAACCGCCCTCGCCTGGGGACTGCTTGACGACGTCACCGATGATCCGGTCGCCGCCTCGATTGACTGGGCTGTCGCCCACTACCTCCCCCGCTCAGCGGTCGCTCTGCGTCATGCCATGCGGGCGCTCCGCTGGCAGCTGATTCAGCAGATGCAGCAGCTCTTGCCGCTGCTGGAACATGCCTACCTCAACGAACTCATGGCCACGGCTGATGCCACCGAGGGGTTGCAGGCGTTTCTGGAAAAGCGATCCCCACTCTGGAGGCATGAATGAGTACTGCAGCCCCCCCGCTGTCGGCCCGACAGCAGTTTTTGCGACGAGCCGAGGACTGTTACCGCGATTACTCCCTGCAGAGCGTGCAGGACTGGAAGGCGGCAACCGGAGGCCTCGCCATCGGCTACATGCCGATCTACATCCCGCGGGAGTTACTGCATTCCCAGGGTGTCCTGCCCGTGGGACTCATGGGGGGGGGCGATGACCTGGAGATCATCCGTGGGGATGCCTACTACCAGTCTTACATCTGCCACATTCCCCGCAGCACGATTGAACTGGGGCTCAATGGCTCGCTGGATCCCCTGGATGGCATGCTCTTCCCCGCGATCTGCGATGTGATCCGCAATCTCTCGGGGATGTGGAAGCTCCTCTTCCCCGACAAGTTTGCGATGTACCTCGATGTCCCGCAGGATTTTCACAGGCTACGCGGTGGTCGGTTCTGGCGCCAGGAACTGGAGCAGTTGGCGTCGCAACTGACCGCCTGTGGCGCTCGCCCCTATGACCCGGATGCCCTGCGGGAAAGCCTCGCGCTCTACAACACCAATCGCCGACTGGTGCAAGCTCTCTACGACCTGCGTATCAGGGAGCCATGGCGAGTGCCTACCAGCGAGTTGTATCCACTGCTGCGCGCAGGCATGGTCCTGCCAGTTGAAACTTTTACCTCGTGGCTTGAAGAGTTTTATCAGCTTCTGCTGGCCGATGACACCTGCCGTCCGATGGATCAGGCACGGGTGCTGCTCACGGGATCCTTCTGCGAGCAGCCACCCCTGGGGCTCATCCGGACTCTCGAGAGGGCGGGGTGCTACATCGTGGATGACGACTTCGCGATCATCCATCGCTGGCTGCAGCATGACATCCCCCTGGAGGGAGATCCGCTGGAGAATCTGGCGAATGCGTTTCTCGAGGATGCGATGGCCAGTCCGACACGCTACATCGACGAAGCGGTGAAGGGTGCCGAATTGGTGCAGCGGGTCCAGGCGAGTCGTGCGGAGGGGGTCCTCTTCTGTGCGCCCAGCTTTTGTGATCCGGCTCTGCTTGATCAGCCAATGACAGTCGCCGCGATTGAAGCAGCCGGCATCCCCTGGACCGCGTTTAAGTACAGCGAAAACACCGGGCAGTTTCAGGTGATCCGGGAGCAGGCCGGCACCTTTGCTGATGCCCTCAAACTCTGGAGCGGACACTGACACCATGAGCACTTCCCCACCCGTCGTGCAGAAGGACTCCAGCCAGATTCGCCAGAAGGAGATGATTGCGGCGCACTTCCATCGTCTGGCGCTCTCCCCGGAGACCGGCGAGAACAACGTGTACACCTTCGTCCCCGGCAATCTGACCGAGCTCATCCGGGCCTTTGATCTGCTGCCGGTCCTGCCGGAAATCAATGCGCTGCAGTCAGGGATGCGGGGGAAGAGTCGCGAGTACATCGCGCTGGCGGAAAAAGCTGGCCACTCCGAAGATGTCTGCACCTATGTGAAGTGCGATCTGGGCATGATGAAGTCCGGCAACATCGGGCCCACCGGCGAGCGGCTGCCCGACCCCGACCTCCTGCTGCTCTCCTACACCGGCTGCTTCACTTTCCTCAAGTGGTTCGAGATTCTGCAGCAGGAATACAAAGCCCCCGTGGTGATGCTCCATGTCCCCTATCAGGGCGATGGAACCATCACCCCTCACATGCGGGACTATGTGGTGGAGCAGCTCCGGGACAAAGTGATTCCTGCCCTCGAAGAGATCTCAGGGCAAGCCTATGATGAAGCCAAACTGAAAGGCCTCCTCGCCAGGTCCCGCCAGGCGGAGGACGATCTGGTCTGGGTCCTCCAGTCCGCCCGCCATCGCCCCTCGCCCATCGATGCCTACTTTGGGGCGGTCTACTACGTCGGCCCCATCTTCAGTGCCTTTCGGGGTACTGAAGAAGCGGTCGGCTATTACCGTGCCCTGCGGGAAGAAGTCGAAGAGCGCATGGCTGCCGGTCTGGGACCGGTGACACCGGAAGGACAGCTGGCGGAAGAGCGTTATCGGGTGGTAGTGGAGGGTCCGCCAAACTGGACCAGCTTCCGTGAGTTCTGGCAGATGTTCGTCGATGAAGGTGCGGTGGTGGTCGCCTCCACCTACACCAAAGTCGGTGGCACCTATGACTTTGGTTTCCGCCACGATCCGGAGCACCCGCTGGAGACCCTCGCTGATTACTGTCTGGGGTGCTACACGAATCTCAACTTTCCCAGTCGCATCGACATGCTCTGCCGGTACATCGAGGAATACCAGGCCGATGGATTTCTCATTAACTCCGTGAAGAGCTGTAACTCCTTCAGCGCGGGACAGTTACTCATTCTGCGGGAGGTGGAGCGACGCACCGGCCGGCCCGGCGGCTTCATTGAAAGTGACCTGGTCGACCCCCGGTACTTCTCTCCCGCCAATATCAAGAACCGGCTGGAGTCGTACTTCCAGATGCTGGACCAAAAGCGGAGCGGAGGTCACTGATGGACTACTGTGTCGGCATTGACCTCGGCTCCACGACGACAAAAGCGGTCGTGATAGCTGATACCGGGGCGATCCTCGGACGGGGGATCACCAACAGTCGCTCCAGCTATGACGCGGCGTGTCAGGTCGCACTCACTGAAGCACTGATCAACACCCGCTTCGGTCTGATCAAAGAGGGTCTGCCACCCTCAGCCCTTGCCGAACTCGACACCTTCGAATTGGCGTTTCGCCAGGCGCAGTATCGACAGCAGCTCGACCTGCTCCGAACCACGCTTCATCAGGTCTGTACCGACCTGCAACTGGATGCCGTCTACCACGGCGCTATCGACTCCATCCTGGAGCAAATGGAAGCCGAAGCCCCTGCCCTCTATGCCCCCGGAGCCAGCCGCAAGAGCGACTTCTTCCGGGACCTCGGAGGAAGCCGATATCTGCAGCTCGCTGAGCGCATCGCACGGCAGACGCAGCTCCCCTACGACCTGCTCGTTGGGCTCTTCGACAAAGCAATTCTGCTGGTCGAGAACACGGTGGATGCCGCGGCGGAGTTTGGGCCGCTGTCGGCGATGGCACTCTCTTTGGTTCCGGACGCCTCAGAGGCATTGCGACGGGAAGTCGACCGGGTCGCGGCGCTGGAGCTCGTCCAGGAGGCGAGTGTCGGGACAGGCTATGGCCGGCAAAAGCTCCCGTTCCCGGAAAAGCAGATTCGTTCTGAGATTCTGTGTCACGGTCTCGGGGCACATGCCATGTTTCCCGGCACCCGGACGGTCCTCGACATCGGCGGACAGGACACCAAAGCCATCCAGGTCGATGAGGCGGGCATCGTCACCAGCTTTCAGATGAACGACCGCTGTGCCGCAGGCTGCGGACGCTATCTCGGTTACATCGCCGATGAGATGAACCTGGGCCTGCATGAGCTTGGCCCGATCGCCGAGGCTTCGCGCAGGCCTGTCCGGATCAACTCCACCTGCACGGTGTTCGCGGGGGCGGAATTGCGTGAGCGGCTCTCCCTGGGTGAGGAGCGCGAGGACATCCTCGCCGGATTGCATCGCGCCATCATCCTGCGAGCACTCTCACTCCTTGCCCGGTCCGGCGGAGTCGAGGATGAGTTCACTTTTACCGGTGGAGTCGCCCGCAATCCTGCCGCCGTGAAAGCCCTTCGCCAGTTGATCGAGGACAACTACGGGTCCCGGCAGATGAACATCTCGCCGGACTCCATCTACACCGGAGCGCTGGGGGCAGCCCTGTTCGCGCTTCGCAGCACCGCGCAGGCGGCCTGACAACAGGGGGCATTCCGCACATGACTCTGAGCGAACAGCCGGTGATCAGCGTCGGCTTCGATGTGGGGACTTCGACTGTCAAACTCGCAGTCATCCGTGAAACGGGTCCGGGTGAAATCACCCTGCTGCATCAGGCGACCGAGCGCACTCGACGTCGCAATCCATCGGAGGTCGCCGCCGGACTCTTCGATGTCGGACTCGAGAGCCTGGGCCTGAAAGCTGCAGATCTGGCGTATGTCGCGACCACGGGTGAAGGCGAAGTCGTGGAGTTCCGCACCGGGCATTTTTATGGCATGACCACCCACGCCCGCGGCGGGCTCTTCCTCGAACCGGAAGCCTGCGCCATCATCGATATCGGCGCACTCCATACCCGGGCAGTGCTGATGGACTCGCAGGCGAAAGTCCTGGGGTATCGCATGACCAGCCAGTGCGCCTCCGGGAGTGGCCAGTTCCTGGAAAACATCAGCCGGTACCTCGGTGTCACCATTGATGAGATCGGTCCCCTCTCATTGACAGCCGACAAGCCCGAAGTCTCCAGTTCGATTTGTGCCGTCCTGGCGGAGACTGATGTGATCAACCTGGTCTCACAGGGCATCAGCATTCCTAGCATCCTCAAGGGGATTCACTTGTCAATGGCCCAGCGTTACGTCCGGCTCCTGACCAGCGCCCGGGCACAGGGTGTCGTGCTGGTCACCGGTGGACTCGCCTACGATGTCGGGCTCATGGCCACCTTGCGGGAAGCGGCCGCCGAGCAGCAGGCACCGCTGGAGTTCCGGACTCACCCGCAATCCATCCTGGCGGGCGCGATCGGGGCTGCGATCTGGGGTGCCTACCGGGCCCGCAAACTCGCACTGGAACCAACCGGAGTCGCGGCATGAAAACTGACGCCGCCCCCTGGACCTTCGCCGGTCAACGGATGTTGGTGATCGGCGGCGGCGGAGGCATTGGGCAGACCATTTGTGCCGGCCTGCTGGCGGCGGGAGCCGAGGTCTGGTGTCTGGATCATCCTGCCGTATCCGTGCCTGCGGGCACGCAGCCACTCCCCTGTGATCTGGCCGATCCTGCAGCGATTCACGCGGCGTTGGGCACGCTTGCCGCTTCCACCGCGCACCTCGATGGACTGATCCACGCGGCAGGGATCACCCGCGATGGCGTCCTCTGGAAGCTGACACCCGATGACTGGTCCAGCGTGATGCGCGTAAATCTCGACTCCGCCTACCACGCCCTGCACGCCGCGCTGCCGCTCCTGCGTCTGAGCCCACAGGGACGGGTAGTCCTAATCACCTCCATCAATGGGGAGCGGGGCAAGCGCGGACAATCGAACTACGCCGCCAGCAAAGCGGGACTCATCGGCCTGGCGCGGTCGCTGGCACGCGAGGTCGGTCCGCTGGGAATCCGGGTGAACTGTGTCGCCCCGGGGTTCATCAAGACTCCACTCACGGCTTCCCTGCCGGAAGCAGTCCGCGACGCGGCCATTGCGGAGACCGCCCTGGGCCGACTCGGCGAGCCCGCCGATGTCGCTCATGCGGTTCTCTTTCTCCTTTCTGCATACAGCCGCCACATTACGGGGCAGGTGCTCCGGGTCGATGGCGGACAGCTGATGGCGTGACCCCGCCAGAAGGATCGCCCCATGACTTCCCCCAGCACCACCACAATTCCGGTCGTACGCCGTCTTCGCCCGGATGATCTGGACGCGGTGATCGCCCTCGACGCCAAAGTCACGGGTCGTCGACGTGAGGAGTTCTTTCGGCAAAAGCTCCGCGCTGCACTGGCCGAGACGGGCATCGAGGTTTCTCTCGCCGCGGAATCCGATGGACTTTTCACCGGATTCCTGCTGGCCCGGGTCTACTACGGCGAATTTGGACTGCTGGAAAAGGTGGCAGTGCTTGACACCATCGGCGTCCATCCCGATTTCCGGCATCAGGGGGTCGGTCATGCGCTGATGCGGCAGCTCTATGCCAATCTGGCGGCGTTGGGGATCCCGCAACTCCAGACGGAAGTTGGGTGGTCGGACATCGGGCTCATGTCGTTCTTCCAGCAGGAGGGATTCGCCCCAGCCCCGCGCTTTTGCCTGGACCGTCTTATCGATCCCACGAAGCTGGAGCAAATGCGCGACGATCTTTGAGCGTGCTCAGCCGCAGTCGTGGAGCTAGCTCTGCTCCAGCGTTGCACGGATTTCTGCCATCAGGGTCCGATCCATCGTCGTTTCAGGATGATCCTCCCCCAGGACCCGTACTTTTGCAGGCAACGAAACTTCCAGAATCGCCAGCGCGCTGCCGGAGTCCCCTAGCGCATGGAGGACCGATGCCAGACTGTAAAGACTCCGCAATGTCGATGGATGCTCCTCGCCCAGCACTCGTCGCTGGACACTCAACACCTGTTCGTAATGCTCCCGTGCCGCCTCATACGCCTGCTGGCCGTAGTAGACACTTGCGAGGTTACTCCGGCTGTTGAGCGTCCCGGGATGCTCAGCGCCCAGCACATGGGTACGTCGCGACACCACGTCTTCATACGCTGCCTGTGATGCTTCCCAGGCCCCCTGACGTTTGAGCACGAGGGCCAGATTGTGGTGCAGCACCAGGGTTTCCGGATGGTCCTCACCCAGGGCGGATGTGAACGCTGCTGCGAGCTCTCCAAAGATGGCTCCGGCAGTTTCAAGATCCCCCAGATTCAGACTGAGCACACCGAGGGTGTTACGGGCCTGCAGCGACTCCCGGTGGGTCGCGCCATGCTCGGCGATCCGGCTGCGAAAAACGTCCTCTGCCAGCGGCAGCGCATCGGCATGTTTCCCCTGACGCAACAGCGTAATGGCGAGGGCGTGTTCGGCATCGGTCGTGATGGAGTGGGTCGCCCCCAGGGTCGCGCTGGCCAGGGCGAGGGCTTCCCTGAGTTGCGCTTCCGCCGCGACCGGCTCGCCTGCTGCCTGTGCTGCCTGGCCAGTCCGCACTTGTGTGCGCAACACTTCGGCATCCTCGGGTGAAGCCGTGGCCTGACGGTCCTGTAGCAGCGACTGCCAGAGCTGATAGCTCTCCCGGACTCGCCCCAGTCGCCCCCACAGATCAGCCTGCAGCTCCCGCAAAGCCAGCGTCCCGGATGCGGTCGGGCCGTGCACGGCTTCCACAAGAGCCACTGCCCGCTCCGCATTCGACTGGGCGGCACTGTACTGCCCCTGAGCTACCCGGAGCTGTGTCAGCCAGTGGAGCAACACCAGCTGATCCGTCGCTGCCAGTCCCGGTCGCCCCGACAGCACTTCGGCATGTGGTGCAAGCACATTGCTGGCTGCCCAATGGGCAGGCTGCTCCGGCGGCAGGGTGTCGAGGACCTGCCGCAGCGCAGCGACAGCGAAGGGCAGGGTGTCGCTCGCCTCCGGCAGCCGTCGCAGGAAGTCAGCGAACAGTGGCTGGAGGCGACCAAAGACCTGTCCTGCACCACCGGTGACGATCGAACGGGCGACCAGCGCAACCCGGTTCCGGGGACCCGCCATATCTGTCCCCACGGCATCAATCAGTCGGGTTGGGAGATCGGCCTCCGCAAAATACGAGAGCGTACCCGCCAATTGACGGGCCCCATCGGGGAGCTTGTCGAGACTCGCAAGGAAGGTCGCTCCCAGCCCCCGAAGCGCCCCGGTCGGCATCAGTTCTTCAACAATGCTGATCGCTTCATCGAGGACCGGCGCGACCCCAGCGGTGCGCTGACTCTCCAGAAAGGCCGCCGGGGTCAGCACCTGGGTGGCGAAACAGCGATTGAGCAGCTCCAGGGCCAGGGGCCAGTCCCCGACAGTCGCAGCGACCCCGTTCCAGTCTTCGGCGGTCGCGCTCTCTTCAGGCAGCTCATCCTGCAGACAGCGGATTGCTTCCGGACGATCGAGGCGACCGACTTCCAGATTGATGAGGAGCGGCATCTGTCGCGACCGGCTGGTGATGATGGTCGCGATATGCGCCGACCCGGCCGGACACCAGTCCGGGGCGGTGAGTCCTGGGGTCCCTGGGACAGGCTCCGGCAACTGGTCGATGACCCAGAGCAGACATTGCTGGGTGAAACGACGTTCCAGTTCTTCCCGCAGTCGGGACTCCAGCGAGATGCCCGCGGCGTGCATATCGGCCAGCGATGGCACCCGCTCTTCCAGTCGTTGCAGGATGGCGTAGAGCTGCTGCTCCCGGGTCGCAGGCTGCGAGGCATCGACCCACACGACGCCTCCTGGGAAAAACTCCTCGGCATAACGCCAGACAAACTCCAGCGCGAGGCGCGACTTCCCGCTCCCCGGCGCGCCGACCAGGGCGACCGACTGCTGCCCCTCCACGGAGACCAGCCGACGCAGCATGTCCGCGAGCATCCGGGCCCGGCCATAAAACTCCGCCCGGGGCATCGACGGGACGCCGACCATGGGGCGGTCGTCCAGAGGACGCCGACGCATGGGCATGATGGCGACATCCCGCATCTGCTCCCGCAGCTCGCTGGTGCGGCCTTCGCCCAGCAAGTCACGCATCGGCTGCGTGACCGGTCGCTGCAGACGCTGTCTGACCAGCCGCTCGATGGTCTCGATTTCAGTGGCCTGGGGCCAGTGGATCGAAGAGAGATCCGGGGGGAGCCACCGTACGACCTCCCGGTGGCGCGACGGGTCCGCTGGCAGCACGATCACCAGGTGCTCGATGCCGCGACGCTCGCCGGGGGAAAAGCCGCAGTGGTTCAGTCGCAATCGCCCATTCAATCTGACAAAAGGGGCTCCACCAGTACTCCGGATCCAGAAAGCAGACCACGACCGATGACGCCATTTCCGCTTCGAAGAGAGCTGCCGGAAAGGCCTCGCCATGCAGCAGGACCGTCCGATCCAGGAAGGCGAGGTCGGGGCCGAGCCGCTGATACACCTCTTCCACCTGCGGGGTGTCGCCCCGCCGGCAGTACGAGATGAAGATGGGCTGGCTGGTATCCATCAAAGCAAGGTACCAAGGGCATTTGCAGGGCTCCGCCGCCGGAACTACCAGGTCCCGTCGGGCTTGTAGACCACCAGGAAGGCTTCGGTCGAACCAGCCCCCGGCGACTTGGGCAGGATCCGTCCCAGCGACTGATTGACTACTACATTGCTTGTAGTTTCCCCGACTGAGATGACCCAGCCATCAGCATCTGCCACGACGCCACCCATGACTGTTGTAGCTCCAGCCACAGAGATCAGCTGCTCCCAGGCGGGTGCTCCGGACGATCGCTCGTACGCAATGACATAGCCATCCCAGATACCTGTTGGATTGCGCAGGCCGGAGCCAAAGTTGGTGCTGCTGTCGAATCGTCCAGAGACATAGATCTTGTCGGCCGTGGGGCTGACATCAAGGTCGATGAAGCCACTGGCCGAAGTGTTCGCCACAGCTCCAGGAAACGTCCGCTGGAAAACGTTGGTAAAGGTTGGTGTGACCGCGATGAGGAACGGAGTCAGCTCTCCCAGAACTCCAGCACCGATGCCGGTCACAGAAGCCCCATCGAACGAGCCGGTGATCCAGATCTCTGGTACTCCACCATTGATGCCTCCGGCGGCACTGTCCACGACCAGCGCATGAGGGTAGATGTTCCCGACCACAGGGTAGTCACGACCCAGAGTCGGGGTGCCCAGCACATTGATCTGCCCCAGGAACATGTGCAGGCGCGAAATGGGCGCCGTGTACGGCGATCCCCCGCATGGCGATCCCCCATTACACCAGTCCACTTCTCTGGTGTACGCCCCAACAAAGTGCGTGACACCGGCGGTATCCACATCCAGTGCAAAGACGAGTTGCTCACCCGGACTGCCGAAGACGGCGCTGTCGTTGATGATCCGATCCGTGATGTAAGTGCCGTTCGTCGTGTTGATGCGTGTGATGAATCCGTCCCACCCGGTAACAGGGGTTGAAGTCCTGACTCCCCCTCCGAAGTTGACACTGCCGAGAAATCCACCAGCCAGCAGCAGGTGTTCACCTTCGACTGGTCGCATGAGCGTGGCATCTTTTAGCAGGACGCGCCCCGATGGTGCAGTCACAACATAGGCATCGCCCCAGATGTTCTGCCCTGTGAAACCATTCAGTTTGAGGGCAAAAGCGTTTTCATCTGTGGGGTGATCATGACTGGTGCCACCATTGTTGAAAGTTGTCGTGCCGACAAACATTCCGGCAATCAGAACATTCTCCTGACTGTCGATCTGGACCTCGGTCACCATGATGAACGCACCCTGGCTTGCTGCTGGGCATCGGAGCTGCAGAGTTCCGAGGCTGAGTACTCCCGTGAACGTGCCTCCGATGTACATGTTTGACTGGCTGTCGATCGCCAGGGTTTGCATCGAGACATTGAACCTCGACGCAACATTGCTGGTACCACCCTCCTGCATATCAAAGTTTGTCGCGAAGCCCGACCCCTCCTCACCCGCATTCAGACGGAACGTGAACGACCCCGGGGTCCCTGGACTCGCTACGCCATCGTCGCGATACTCATAGGGCACGGTCCGGGTTTCCGGAACGTTCGTCAGGTTGTCATACGCGATGGGACAATCGAAAAAGACGATCGGTGTGCCATTGACCCGTTGCCAGCCTTCCCCGGTGTCGCCAAAGTCCCCGTCATTGTTCCAGTTGAACCGTACTTCCACCTGCCGATCAGGGGCCGAGGCCGGTACCGCAAAATGCCGGGGCGCAGCGATCCGACGACCCCTGGCTGGATCCAGCGCAACGAGTCTGGGATTTCAAGGAAGAGCGTTTCGCCGGTGGTGGGGTTGTAAGTCCCACTCGGCGGATCAACCTGGTAGGAGAACTGTTTGGTGGCTGTTCCCTGCGGTGTATCGACCCGGACTGACCCCTCGTAAATCCCAGGTGTCCCGGGGTACTCCACAGTCGGGGCGATCTGGTTGGGGCTGCCGCCGCCCGAAATGATGGGGGCCCCGGCACCAAAGTTCCAGACATAGTTCAGCGGGCTTGGCGGCACGTTCAGTGCCCCGACTTCCCAGGTATCGGTTCCAAACGTCTCGCCCCCGTCATCACAGGGCGAGGAATAGATTGAGGG
This window contains:
- the bcrA gene encoding Benzoyl-CoA reductase subunit A, which codes for MDYCVGIDLGSTTTKAVVIADTGAILGRGITNSRSSYDAACQVALTEALINTRFGLIKEGLPPSALAELDTFELAFRQAQYRQQLDLLRTTLHQVCTDLQLDAVYHGAIDSILEQMEAEAPALYAPGASRKSDFFRDLGGSRYLQLAERIARQTQLPYDLLVGLFDKAILLVENTVDAAAEFGPLSAMALSLVPDASEALRREVDRVAALELVQEASVGTGYGRQKLPFPEKQIRSEILCHGLGAHAMFPGTRTVLDIGGQDTKAIQVDEAGIVTSFQMNDRCAAGCGRYLGYIADEMNLGLHELGPIAEASRRPVRINSTCTVFAGAELRERLSLGEEREDILAGLHRAIILRALSLLARSGGVEDEFTFTGGVARNPAAVKALRQLIEDNYGSRQMNISPDSIYTGALGAALFALRSTAQAA
- the bcrD gene encoding Benzoyl-CoA reductase subunit D — protein: MTLSEQPVISVGFDVGTSTVKLAVIRETGPGEITLLHQATERTRRRNPSEVAAGLFDVGLESLGLKAADLAYVATTGEGEVVEFRTGHFYGMTTHARGGLFLEPEACAIIDIGALHTRAVLMDSQAKVLGYRMTSQCASGSGQFLENISRYLGVTIDEIGPLSLTADKPEVSSSICAVLAETDVINLVSQGISIPSILKGIHLSMAQRYVRLLTSARAQGVVLVTGGLAYDVGLMATLREAAAEQQAPLEFRTHPQSILAGAIGAAIWGAYRARKLALEPTGVAA
- the fabG_1 gene encoding 3-oxoacyl-[acyl-carrier-protein] reductase FabG, with amino-acid sequence MKTDAAPWTFAGQRMLVIGGGGGIGQTICAGLLAAGAEVWCLDHPAVSVPAGTQPLPCDLADPAAIHAALGTLAASTAHLDGLIHAAGITRDGVLWKLTPDDWSSVMRVNLDSAYHALHAALPLLRLSPQGRVVLITSINGERGKRGQSNYAASKAGLIGLARSLAREVGPLGIRVNCVAPGFIKTPLTASLPEAVRDAAIAETALGRLGEPADVAHAVLFLLSAYSRHITGQVLRVDGGQLMA